Proteins encoded in a region of the Desulfobotulus mexicanus genome:
- a CDS encoding glycosyltransferase family 4 protein, translating to MVGEKLRVLQMLPDMETGGVEQGTLEIGSYLVAHGHSSLVISRGGRMVADLEASGSRHITMPYIGEKSPRPLAHIPELRKLLQEVDVLHLRSRVPAWAGYLAWKSLPKNKRPLLVTTFHGVYSINAYSAVMTFGQRVIAVSRSIQDHILENYSIDPDRLVCIPRGADSSRFDSGRIFDEKRNLIRQGWGCEGDTPLILVPGRFSRIKAQDLVIRAMDGLGDLAWKLVFVGDPEENESYAEELGELAAPFGERIVFAGYRKDMPEVMAAADLVISPSRKPESFGRILAEAGMMGKVVLASAHGGSLDIVEDGETGFLFQSEDASDLAVKMRTLLENRELRKSMGEKGQVRISTHFTIESMCRSTLNLYEGALNFLEKQKDAETDT from the coding sequence ATGGTGGGGGAAAAATTAAGAGTTCTGCAGATGCTGCCGGATATGGAAACTGGCGGGGTGGAGCAGGGAACCCTTGAGATTGGCAGCTATCTGGTGGCCCATGGTCACAGCTCCCTTGTAATTTCAAGGGGAGGGCGCATGGTGGCAGACCTTGAAGCCTCAGGCAGCAGACATATTACCATGCCTTATATCGGTGAAAAGTCTCCAAGACCCCTTGCCCATATTCCAGAATTGCGGAAACTGTTGCAGGAGGTGGATGTTCTACACCTGCGGTCCCGTGTACCTGCCTGGGCCGGGTATCTGGCCTGGAAAAGTCTGCCGAAAAATAAAAGGCCCCTTCTTGTAACCACATTCCATGGTGTTTACTCCATCAACGCCTACAGTGCTGTCATGACCTTCGGGCAGCGGGTTATTGCCGTATCAAGGAGTATACAGGATCATATTTTAGAAAATTACTCCATTGATCCAGATCGTCTGGTCTGTATTCCCAGGGGGGCAGACAGCAGCAGGTTTGATTCTGGAAGAATTTTCGATGAAAAACGAAACCTTATCCGGCAAGGCTGGGGATGTGAGGGGGATACACCCCTTATTCTGGTTCCGGGACGTTTTTCCCGTATCAAGGCCCAGGATCTTGTGATCCGGGCCATGGATGGGCTGGGGGATCTTGCATGGAAACTGGTTTTTGTGGGAGACCCGGAAGAAAATGAATCCTATGCAGAGGAGTTGGGGGAGCTGGCGGCACCTTTTGGAGAGCGCATTGTATTTGCAGGATACAGAAAAGATATGCCTGAGGTTATGGCCGCTGCGGACCTTGTGATTTCTCCGTCCAGAAAACCTGAATCCTTTGGTCGCATCCTTGCCGAGGCAGGTATGATGGGAAAGGTGGTTCTGGCCTCAGCCCACGGGGGAAGCCTTGACATCGTGGAAGACGGAGAAACGGGATTTCTTTTTCAATCTGAAGATGCTTCTGATCTGGCGGTAAAAATGCGTACACTTCTGGAAAACAGAGAACTCAGAAAATCCATGGGTGAAAAGGGGCAAGTGAGAATATCCACCCATTTTACAATAGAAAGCATGTGCCGCAGTACTTTGAATCTCTATGAAGGTGCTTTGAATTTTTTAGAGAAACAAAAAGATGCAGAGACCGATACCTAA
- a CDS encoding ELM1/GtrOC1 family putative glycosyltransferase, whose translation MMPEPLRILCVGDGSPGHEKQTLAMAEAFGRISSVELRWFRVPQGRAFAFYSRIIALTSPILPFFQNSVLKKLGWEEKGFSPHLIMAAGSHTHGILLLFRNYYKARTLICMTPDFWVQKQVDLVLSPFHDGKKQGSVLLHTLGPPCRRSHPSLRNNDQGLILVGGVDASSHIWDTKILIRQIEDLLERKSSMRWEMGSSPRTPEETEDALTLLADKYDSLSFTPFAKTPPGWVESAYAKSTEAWITGDSMSMVYEALTAGCRVGVLPVMWVKKSSKFQRSLDYLHDQGWVLYPGEEATGEPPLLDEATRAAEEAVKRWWGKN comes from the coding sequence ATGATGCCAGAGCCTTTACGGATTCTCTGTGTGGGGGATGGAAGTCCCGGACATGAGAAACAGACCCTTGCCATGGCAGAGGCCTTTGGCCGGATATCTTCTGTGGAACTGCGGTGGTTTCGAGTACCCCAGGGCAGGGCCTTTGCCTTTTACTCAAGAATTATTGCCCTTACCTCACCCATTTTACCTTTTTTTCAGAACTCTGTTTTAAAAAAACTGGGATGGGAGGAAAAAGGTTTTTCTCCACACCTGATCATGGCCGCAGGAAGCCATACCCATGGTATCCTGCTTCTTTTTAGGAATTATTATAAGGCCAGAACCCTCATCTGCATGACTCCGGATTTCTGGGTGCAAAAGCAGGTGGATCTGGTGCTTTCCCCCTTCCACGACGGGAAAAAACAGGGTTCGGTCCTTCTGCATACCCTGGGCCCCCCCTGCAGAAGGTCTCACCCTTCTTTAAGGAATAATGATCAGGGACTGATTCTTGTGGGGGGGGTGGATGCCTCCAGCCATATCTGGGATACAAAGATTCTGATCCGGCAGATTGAAGATCTCCTTGAAAGAAAATCGTCCATGCGCTGGGAGATGGGCTCTTCACCAAGAACACCGGAAGAAACCGAAGATGCCTTGACCCTGCTTGCAGATAAATATGACAGTCTTTCCTTTACTCCCTTTGCCAAAACACCGCCGGGATGGGTGGAATCTGCCTATGCCAAAAGCACTGAAGCATGGATTACCGGAGACAGTATGTCCATGGTGTATGAGGCACTCACCGCAGGTTGCAGGGTTGGGGTACTGCCCGTCATGTGGGTAAAAAAAAGCAGCAAATTTCAAAGGAGCCTGGATTACCTGCATGATCAGGGCTGGGTACTTTATCCAGGAGAAGAAGCTACAGGGGAGCCTCCCCTGCTTGATGAGGCGACAAGGGCGGCGGAGGAGGCCGTTAAAAGATGGTGGGGGAAAAATTAA
- the lpxK gene encoding tetraacyldisaccharide 4'-kinase → MLKQKIAERIYRPARNRDAGDYLFSFFESLYGLGLGLKNRHLDKSQKKRLPVPVISVGNVVAGGTGKTPMVRTLAHMFADEGFRVAVLSRGYGGKLVKKGGRVSDGKEVFLGADMAGDEPCLLAATSPASVYVGADRYRSGLRAVSDGAEILLLDDGFQHRNMHRDLDIVLLDSRHPFGNGRLLPRGSLREKPSALLRAHALVFTRCDGEESAHEGLCRWAETAGIPVFFSRHAQVGMDGQAVLPVSSGKVLAFSALADDRSFVEGLLEKGWNVGGVLKFPDHHPYGPSAMDQLADKARNMGAEALVTTAKDAVKLPDPSVWPLPLYVVDVRMDFLNPSLFSKWLKGETEKILEAGK, encoded by the coding sequence ATGCTGAAGCAAAAAATTGCAGAGCGTATTTACAGGCCAGCCCGTAACAGGGATGCAGGGGATTATCTGTTTTCTTTTTTTGAATCCCTTTATGGTTTGGGGCTGGGTCTTAAAAACCGGCATCTGGATAAAAGTCAAAAAAAAAGACTGCCCGTGCCTGTGATTTCCGTTGGCAATGTGGTTGCAGGTGGTACGGGAAAAACACCCATGGTACGTACCCTTGCACATATGTTTGCGGATGAGGGGTTTCGGGTGGCTGTCTTAAGCCGGGGCTATGGTGGAAAGCTTGTAAAAAAGGGCGGCCGGGTATCCGATGGTAAAGAGGTGTTTCTGGGGGCCGATATGGCCGGAGATGAACCCTGCCTGCTGGCCGCCACCAGCCCTGCCTCGGTCTATGTGGGTGCGGACCGTTACAGAAGTGGTTTGCGGGCAGTGTCTGATGGTGCGGAGATTCTGCTCCTTGATGATGGTTTTCAACATAGAAATATGCACAGGGATCTGGATATTGTGCTTCTGGACAGCCGTCATCCCTTTGGTAACGGCAGGCTTCTGCCCAGGGGCAGCCTGCGGGAAAAGCCGTCCGCCCTTCTTCGGGCCCATGCTCTGGTTTTTACCCGCTGCGATGGGGAAGAATCCGCCCATGAAGGCCTTTGCCGGTGGGCTGAAACGGCGGGAATTCCTGTTTTTTTCAGCCGCCATGCACAGGTTGGCATGGACGGTCAAGCCGTTCTGCCTGTTTCTTCGGGGAAGGTTCTGGCGTTTTCGGCCCTTGCCGATGACCGCTCTTTTGTGGAGGGGCTTTTAGAGAAGGGGTGGAATGTGGGGGGAGTGTTGAAGTTTCCTGATCATCATCCCTATGGGCCTTCGGCCATGGATCAGCTTGCGGATAAAGCCCGGAACATGGGAGCAGAAGCCCTGGTAACAACGGCCAAGGATGCGGTGAAGCTGCCCGACCCGTCGGTCTGGCCCCTGCCTTTGTATGTGGTGGATGTGAGGATGGATTTTCTCAATCCATCTTTATTCAGCAAATGGCTGAAAGGTGAGACGGAAAAGATACTGGAGGCAGGAAAATGA
- a CDS encoding 3-deoxy-D-manno-octulosonic acid transferase, which yields MVFSILPQRFQQRFWPKKNLLPYGKGPVVWIHALSLGEVLSALPLVDLLSDEKPDIQIVFTASTRSGMEAAKKNLGCRGVEIRFFPLDYPMAVNRVLADLHPDVFVLTETDLWPLFMGAIRKRNIPSVFVNARISDKTFRGYLRLSCVMGPALKTFRAIIPQSSVDADRLLRLGVEGERIGLPGNLKHETSMPDPESPALSPVRNWLLQQQASFVWVCGSMHPGEESFLADVLTDARLKEIKIHTLLVPRHPDKTPLFEKMLQERGLGVQVLSRHSGEKASVLIVDSMGLLKDLYALSHGALVGGSIIHLRGHNPLEPAMAGIPVSMGPSSEDFAESWQGLTDAGAGFSVRTPEEMADILLLWINEEKKRKAAGEAGRNYVLRGRGAARRAFDLVCDLLGEKTC from the coding sequence ATGGTTTTTTCCATCTTGCCTCAACGTTTTCAGCAACGTTTCTGGCCAAAGAAAAATTTACTGCCCTACGGTAAAGGGCCAGTGGTCTGGATACACGCCCTTTCCCTTGGAGAGGTTTTATCGGCTCTGCCCCTTGTGGACCTTCTTTCAGATGAAAAACCTGATATACAGATTGTTTTTACGGCATCAACCCGAAGCGGCATGGAAGCTGCAAAAAAAAATCTTGGCTGCCGGGGGGTTGAGATACGTTTTTTCCCGCTGGATTATCCCATGGCCGTGAACCGTGTACTTGCTGATCTGCATCCCGATGTTTTTGTGTTGACTGAAACGGATCTCTGGCCCCTTTTCATGGGAGCCATCCGGAAAAGAAATATTCCTTCTGTTTTTGTGAATGCAAGGATTTCAGATAAAACCTTCAGGGGTTACCTCAGGCTTTCCTGTGTCATGGGACCTGCCCTGAAGACCTTCAGGGCCATCATTCCCCAGAGTTCAGTGGATGCAGACCGACTTCTTCGCCTTGGCGTTGAAGGGGAGCGGATAGGGCTTCCCGGGAATCTCAAGCACGAAACTTCCATGCCTGATCCTGAAAGTCCTGCCCTTTCTCCTGTGCGGAACTGGCTTTTGCAGCAGCAGGCATCCTTTGTATGGGTATGCGGCAGTATGCATCCCGGTGAAGAGAGCTTTCTTGCGGATGTGCTCACGGACGCAAGGCTGAAGGAGATTAAAATCCATACCCTTCTGGTACCGAGGCATCCTGACAAGACACCTTTATTTGAAAAAATGTTGCAGGAACGGGGGCTGGGAGTTCAGGTTCTGTCCCGTCATTCGGGAGAAAAGGCCTCTGTTCTCATTGTGGACAGCATGGGTCTCCTGAAGGATTTATATGCCCTTTCCCATGGGGCACTGGTGGGGGGCAGTATTATCCACCTTAGGGGACACAATCCCTTAGAGCCTGCCATGGCGGGTATTCCCGTAAGTATGGGGCCTTCCAGTGAAGATTTTGCGGAAAGCTGGCAGGGGCTTACGGATGCAGGGGCTGGATTTTCTGTCCGGACTCCGGAGGAGATGGCAGATATTCTTCTTTTGTGGATAAACGAAGAAAAGAAAAGAAAAGCAGCCGGAGAAGCGGGGAGAAATTATGTTCTTCGGGGACGGGGTGCGGCACGCAGGGCCTTTGATCTGGTCTGTGACCTGCTGGGAGAAAAAACATGCTGA
- the lptG gene encoding LPS export ABC transporter permease LptG, whose translation MTRLDLYVSREIVRYFFILLFVVVVIFVVVDYLSNADRFFAAGLSGYRSIYYVLMKLPREIIQILPLCFFLSILAALGLVNRSNELIALKGGGIGPALLLRPVFGGALFISVFGLLLADTISPMAAAEVNSIRYGELRPGAVHVQRKENIRIRKDQYFIYINEVHLDDERLEGIRIHELSRDGFFPVRRIIAQSGSFVAEGWMLEGVVEQVLDAEDGVFSVQSYPVFAFDLGLNLSDFESIRSAANEMGIRELWHYINKIEKQGYDVTGYRVDFFGKTAFPFASLALCFLAVLISLRPSMKSNMALGMGYGIGIAFMYWICYSFSMSLGYGGVLPAVFAAWMPNCLFAALGIYGLLGLD comes from the coding sequence ATGACCCGTCTGGATCTGTATGTCAGCAGAGAAATTGTCCGTTATTTTTTTATTCTTTTGTTTGTGGTGGTGGTTATTTTTGTGGTGGTGGACTACTTGAGCAATGCGGATCGTTTTTTTGCCGCCGGACTTTCCGGATATAGAAGTATATATTATGTACTGATGAAGCTTCCCAGAGAAATCATACAGATTTTACCCTTATGTTTTTTTCTCAGCATCCTCGCTGCTTTGGGGCTGGTGAACCGGTCCAATGAACTGATTGCCCTGAAAGGGGGGGGGATTGGTCCTGCTCTTTTGCTCAGGCCGGTTTTTGGCGGAGCTCTTTTTATAAGTGTGTTTGGGCTTTTGCTGGCAGACACCATTTCCCCCATGGCTGCAGCTGAAGTGAATTCCATCCGGTATGGGGAATTGCGGCCCGGTGCTGTGCATGTTCAGCGTAAGGAGAATATCCGTATCCGTAAGGATCAATATTTTATTTATATTAATGAAGTCCATCTGGATGATGAGAGACTGGAAGGTATCCGTATCCATGAGTTGAGCAGGGATGGATTTTTTCCGGTCCGTCGTATTATTGCCCAAAGCGGTTCCTTTGTTGCCGAAGGCTGGATGCTGGAAGGTGTGGTGGAACAGGTTCTGGATGCGGAGGACGGAGTTTTCAGTGTGCAGTCCTATCCTGTATTTGCCTTTGATCTTGGTCTGAATCTTTCGGATTTTGAAAGCATCCGGAGTGCTGCGAATGAAATGGGTATCAGAGAACTGTGGCACTACATAAATAAAATTGAAAAGCAAGGTTATGATGTAACAGGGTACAGGGTTGACTTTTTCGGTAAGACAGCCTTTCCCTTTGCCTCCCTTGCTTTGTGTTTTCTGGCTGTACTTATTAGTCTGCGGCCTTCGATGAAGAGCAATATGGCCTTAGGCATGGGCTATGGCATCGGTATCGCATTTATGTACTGGATATGTTACAGCTTTTCCATGTCTCTGGGCTATGGTGGTGTTCTTCCGGCGGTTTTTGCGGCATGGATGCCCAATTGTCTTTTTGCTGCCCTGGGAATATACGGCCTTCTCGGGCTGGACTGA
- the lptF gene encoding LPS export ABC transporter permease LptF, which produces MYRVDRYFFSQMIFPFFLNIIFFTLIFLITQLVDIADLVVNYGTGLSSVALLLAYTSPFFLQFTIPLAVMVTVLITFLRLSGDREILALKAGGFSSWRFLPPVLFFCLLAALITAGMTIYGLPWGKLESRKLIAELAMKHGNMILKPMVFNDMFSGVTLYAGEMDKDTGSLKDIFIEDYREKEGMGTIIAPEGQLQVDAGTGMVLIRLSDGMILRGDGNMSDVHAIAFENYDLSLNLSKEKSDILGGRPKDKEEMGFSELREYIRTLPEGSKSYNAAVIKLHEKFSLPAACFVLGIVAFSLGISSMERKRSPGLSAGLGFFLVYYAFLTMGWSFGESGVFSPEIAIWTPNLVLGLVGGWMLFRVAAEKKLIPQFIYVLKIRSGEKG; this is translated from the coding sequence ATGTACAGGGTTGACCGTTATTTTTTTTCCCAGATGATTTTTCCGTTTTTTTTAAATATAATTTTTTTTACTTTGATTTTTCTTATAACGCAACTCGTTGATATTGCAGATCTTGTCGTTAACTATGGGACGGGTCTTTCTTCTGTGGCCCTCTTGCTGGCCTATACCTCTCCTTTTTTTCTTCAGTTTACCATTCCTCTTGCGGTGATGGTGACCGTGCTGATTACTTTTCTGCGTCTGTCCGGAGACAGGGAAATTCTTGCCCTGAAGGCTGGTGGTTTCAGCTCTTGGCGGTTTCTGCCTCCTGTGCTTTTTTTCTGTTTGCTTGCAGCGCTGATTACAGCAGGGATGACGATATATGGTTTGCCATGGGGAAAACTTGAGTCCCGGAAGCTGATTGCAGAACTGGCAATGAAACACGGAAATATGATTTTAAAACCCATGGTTTTTAATGATATGTTTTCAGGTGTTACGCTGTATGCAGGAGAAATGGATAAGGATACAGGCAGCCTGAAAGATATTTTCATAGAGGATTACAGGGAAAAGGAAGGTATGGGTACCATTATTGCACCTGAAGGCCAGCTGCAGGTGGATGCGGGTACAGGTATGGTTCTGATAAGGCTTTCCGATGGTATGATTTTGCGGGGCGATGGCAATATGTCTGATGTTCATGCCATTGCCTTTGAAAATTATGATTTGAGCTTGAACCTTTCAAAGGAGAAGTCGGATATCCTCGGCGGCAGACCAAAGGATAAGGAGGAAATGGGTTTTTCCGAACTGCGCGAGTATATCAGAACTCTGCCGGAAGGAAGCAAAAGCTACAATGCAGCAGTAATTAAACTGCATGAGAAATTTTCTCTGCCTGCTGCCTGTTTTGTGCTTGGTATTGTTGCTTTTTCTCTGGGCATCAGCTCCATGGAAAGAAAACGTTCCCCGGGACTCAGTGCAGGGCTTGGCTTTTTTCTTGTGTATTATGCCTTTTTAACCATGGGCTGGTCCTTTGGAGAAAGCGGTGTTTTTTCTCCTGAAATAGCCATATGGACTCCCAATCTGGTGCTTGGTCTGGTGGGGGGATGGATGCTTTTTCGTGTGGCCGCTGAGAAAAAACTGATACCTCAATTTATATATGTACTGAAAATAAGGTCGGGGGAAAAAGGATGA
- a CDS encoding TetR/AcrR family transcriptional regulator: MSGLAPSLSRKEREFIQRRESILNTALSLFAEKGFHQVSMSEIAKESEFSVGSLYNFFPNKEALYKAMILEKTGGVCRQLDHVINCDSDEFTKICRWIEKKIELYRENIGIFRLFLSETMGINAIVRSQISILLKDKQHKLREDLAVLFSAAMEKKLLPPMGEPIVLAIALDGICNALLNAEEEIPFKKNIDADTILHIFFGNILSSQQKNDQQKVLFHQNPTTAPPS; the protein is encoded by the coding sequence ATGTCCGGCCTTGCCCCTTCCCTGTCCAGAAAAGAAAGGGAATTTATTCAACGCCGTGAATCCATATTGAACACTGCGCTTAGTCTTTTTGCAGAAAAAGGATTTCATCAGGTATCCATGAGTGAAATTGCCAAGGAATCTGAATTTTCAGTAGGGTCACTGTATAATTTTTTCCCGAACAAAGAAGCCCTTTACAAGGCCATGATTCTGGAAAAGACAGGCGGTGTCTGCCGTCAACTCGACCATGTGATTAACTGCGATTCCGATGAATTTACAAAAATATGTCGATGGATAGAGAAAAAAATCGAACTTTATAGAGAAAATATTGGAATTTTCAGACTTTTTCTTTCAGAAACCATGGGAATCAATGCCATAGTCCGTTCACAGATTTCCATACTGCTAAAAGATAAACAACATAAGCTGAGGGAAGATCTTGCAGTTCTTTTTTCTGCCGCCATGGAAAAGAAACTCCTGCCCCCCATGGGAGAACCCATTGTTCTTGCCATTGCCCTTGATGGCATCTGCAACGCCCTGCTAAATGCGGAAGAAGAAATACCCTTTAAAAAAAACATAGATGCCGACACCATTCTTCATATCTTTTTTGGCAATATCCTGAGCAGCCAACAGAAAAATGACCAGCAGAAAGTATTGTTCCATCAGAATCCGACCACTGCACCTCCTTCATAA
- a CDS encoding S1 family peptidase, with protein MSLQAHYAKIREGIFAFVPKYASPHQKEQLPPVLGTGFFIRKDGIAVTNAHIIETFAHVFRPEGLPDKDWAIQGLFFVRDNTEMLALRVDLKAVIRMGSFILKPPGSQTTPDIGLVQMAVSDCPVMHISEKSHLEEGMEIATAGFPMGNRSLESPAGLQMGPTLQKGIISAILPFPNPSPEAFSVNVMSLGGASGSPVFDPGTGSTLGVLFSSLHDVGLVDQGTATYAMPTSITYAVPHHYLIKAIAMVPDNLPKMPSLKQRIREHKSL; from the coding sequence ATGTCCCTGCAGGCACATTATGCAAAAATCCGTGAAGGCATCTTTGCCTTTGTGCCCAAATATGCCTCACCACATCAGAAGGAACAACTTCCCCCGGTTCTTGGCACAGGATTTTTTATTCGCAAAGATGGTATTGCCGTCACCAATGCCCATATAATTGAAACCTTTGCCCATGTCTTCCGACCAGAAGGACTGCCGGATAAAGACTGGGCCATACAGGGTCTTTTTTTTGTCCGGGATAATACTGAAATGCTTGCACTCCGTGTGGATCTTAAGGCTGTCATAAGGATGGGATCTTTCATCCTCAAGCCACCCGGCAGCCAGACTACACCTGATATCGGTCTTGTGCAGATGGCGGTTTCAGACTGCCCTGTTATGCATATTTCGGAAAAAAGCCACCTTGAAGAAGGGATGGAAATTGCAACTGCCGGATTCCCCATGGGAAATCGTTCTCTGGAAAGTCCTGCGGGCTTACAGATGGGCCCCACCCTGCAAAAGGGCATCATCAGTGCCATTCTGCCCTTCCCCAATCCTAGCCCTGAAGCTTTTTCCGTAAACGTAATGAGCCTTGGTGGTGCCAGCGGTTCTCCTGTCTTTGATCCCGGCACAGGGAGCACACTGGGTGTTCTTTTTTCCAGCCTCCATGATGTGGGCCTGGTGGATCAGGGGACAGCCACCTATGCCATGCCCACATCCATCACCTATGCCGTTCCCCATCACTACCTCATTAAAGCCATTGCCATGGTTCCTGATAATCTGCCCAAAATGCCTTCTTTAAAACAACGGATCAGGGAGCACAAAAGCCTCTGA
- a CDS encoding menaquinone biosynthetic enzyme MqnA/MqnD family protein — translation MNSPVRLGRIDYLNVWPVYYGFDLLGIPDGMMLHAAPPAELNGMLEEGLLDISAISAFAYAKNHKDWMLVPDLGIGCDGRVMSVLLVSVCPLESLDGATLGLSRESESAASLLRFFLRERGLACMLDTRRVRSPEDLEGLTGGLVIGDAALCGQWSERFPYIYDLAELWKNETGLPFVFGLWAVRREVVLQRPEEVGQALSFLLMSKAIGMNAMKLICQRAAVEKYLAPEIVKDYFNCLDYGLPPSHIKGLVHYFQCMEEMGFIDEAPEPVFLNSHASGLPVKNSFDPERPLITMQKSFPAGRYQEKAAALI, via the coding sequence ATGAATTCACCTGTCCGTCTGGGCCGCATTGATTATCTGAATGTATGGCCTGTGTATTATGGTTTTGATCTTCTGGGGATTCCCGATGGCATGATGCTCCATGCGGCACCTCCTGCGGAACTCAACGGAATGCTGGAGGAGGGGCTTTTGGATATTTCTGCCATTTCTGCCTTTGCCTATGCCAAAAATCACAAAGACTGGATGTTGGTGCCTGATCTGGGTATCGGGTGTGACGGCAGGGTGATGAGTGTGCTGCTGGTAAGTGTTTGCCCCCTGGAGTCCCTTGACGGAGCCACGCTGGGCCTGAGCCGTGAATCAGAATCCGCAGCCAGCCTTCTGCGGTTTTTTCTCCGGGAAAGGGGGCTTGCCTGCATGCTGGATACCCGCAGGGTGAGAAGTCCTGAAGATCTTGAGGGGCTGACGGGCGGACTTGTAATCGGAGATGCGGCCCTTTGCGGACAATGGTCAGAAAGATTTCCATACATCTATGATCTGGCAGAGCTGTGGAAGAATGAGACTGGGTTGCCCTTTGTATTCGGACTGTGGGCTGTACGCAGAGAGGTTGTGTTGCAAAGGCCGGAGGAGGTAGGGCAGGCCCTGTCTTTTCTTCTCATGTCCAAAGCCATTGGCATGAATGCCATGAAACTTATCTGCCAGCGGGCGGCTGTGGAAAAGTATCTTGCACCGGAGATCGTAAAAGACTATTTTAACTGTCTGGATTATGGGCTGCCACCTTCCCACATTAAAGGTCTTGTTCATTATTTCCAGTGCATGGAAGAAATGGGATTCATTGATGAGGCACCGGAGCCTGTATTTTTAAATTCACATGCATCAGGGCTGCCCGTAAAGAATTCTTTTGATCCTGAAAGGCCCCTTATTACAATGCAGAAGAGTTTTCCTGCAGGAAGGTATCAGGAGAAAGCTGCGGCGCTTATTTAA